ATTTCCCAAACTTGTCTCTGACCGTTGTACATCATATCCGTATCTGGGTCCGACCAACCATTTGGAGTTGCATCTCCAATAATCCCCCAATCATCCGTTTTTTCTAGTTCTATCGTTAAAGCACTTACATCTACCGTAACCATATAAGTCCCAGCATCAATCGAATAATCTCCTCCTGAAGGATCGAGTGAACCAGTGAATTTAGAGCCGTCGGCAGTTAACACTCCTCCCCATGCGTTGTCCCAATTAGCTTCTGGAGTTACTTTGAAGGAAGATGACGGATTAGCACCATCAACTATTCTCAAAATACCTTCATACACACTATTAAACCCATAAGAATATAATCTTCCGTTTTCATCTCCCGGCGACCATCCCTGATAGGCTCCAGGTACATAAATCATTGGATAATCAATCAAAGTTTCATAAGGAGTAACCGTATAGTCAGAGACAGTAGAAAAGATGGTGTCTACATTAGTATTCACAGTAGAAAAAACTCTGGCCTTAATCGTAGCTTGCTCATCGATAGGCAGTCCCCATGAAAGCAATATACCGTTGATATCACCCACCACTGCGGATCCATTCAGCTCTTGTGATGATACGATATTAGCCGCACCTGCAAATGAGTCATCCATGGCAATTTGCACAAAATAAGTAACCGATGCATCAAATCCGTAATCAGCTTCTGTCCAGGTATATTCGATAGACTCCGCTGCTTCATCTTTTTCAAACTCCATTCCGCCATCCCCAGGCCCACTAAGTGTAGGACCTTCAGGGTTGCTGCTGATGGCAACTTTTTCAACCTCATCTTCACATGCACCAAATAGCACAGCCAGAGCGAGGATATATATGTATGTTAATTTTTTCATTGCAATATTTTTTGATTCAAAAAGGTTCACTTGAGAGCCCTTGTATCAGACTCTCAAGATCATTTTCTTAATTAGAATAACCGTTGTTTTGCTCCAAGTTTGGATTGGCAGTCAATTGAGCTGCCGGTATAGGGAAAAGTGCTCTATAGTCATCAAAACCTGCACCTGCCTGAGAATTCCCTTTCCATTCCCATACATAGCTACCGCTCGAGTATTTCCCAAATCGAATCAAATCCGTTCTTCGTTGTGCTTCCCAGTAAAGTTCTCTGGCTCGCTCGTCAAGTAAGAAATCCAGCGTAAGATCAGCGTTGGAAATATTTCCAGAAACATCGCCATAAGCTCTTTCTCTTAAGTCATTGATATAACCTGTTGCAGTATTGGCATCTCCGCCTCCTCCTCTGAGGAATATTTCCGCATACATTAAATAAGCATCTGCCAATCTAAACATAGGGAAGTCAGTGCTTACAAAATCAGGATTATAATACTCTGGCTGAGAACCGTCAGAGTTTAGATTGCTGAATTTATACACACCAATACCTTCAGTAAAAGTGCCTACATTTTCTACATTCCACTCCCATGCATCATTAGAATTGAAGTAAAACAAGGCTCTGCTATCTGGGATGTCCGCCAAAGGCGCTGCCAAGGTAAAATCTCCAGCAGCTAATCCAAACTTTTCAGGAAGCTCTTTGACCGCTCTAAAGCCACCCCATCCTGATCCACCTACACCACGTACGTTGGCTACATCTAATCCACCTCCACTCGAGGCATGTACCAAAAAAGTAGTTCCATGAGACTGGCTATGAATTCCATTATATACTAATGGAAATATGATCTCCGGACTCGTGTTATTATCTGCTCTGAAAACATTTTCGTAGACTGGATCCAGACTATAACTGGAAGAAATAACCTGATTAGTGTAGTTTAAGGCATCTGAGTATCTGTCCTCACCAACAAAAACTTCGGCATTAAGGTACAATTTGCCTAACAACATCCAGGCCGCCACTCTATCCACTCTACCGTACTCATTTGCCTGAGGTGCTGCCAAAGCAGACTCAATCTCTGTCAACTCTGTTTCTACAAAACTGAAAACCTCAGCTCTGGTGGCCTGTACCGGCAAATCACTTAAAGAAGCCTCTTCATCAATGATTGGAATATTTCCGTAAAAATCAACTGCAATGTAGTAAGCAAATGCTCTTAGGAATCTAGCCTCCGCTACAAACAACGCCTTATCCTCTTCGGATACTGGAGAGTTGTCTACGTTTCTTAAAAACTCATTGGCTAAAGCTACAGAGAAGAAGAGTCTAGAATAAACAGCTTCATTAAAAACATCATTAGCTTGCCAAGTGTGCCAGTGAAAGTTTTTGATCGTCTGATCATCCCATGCCACAATAGATTCTTCGGTGGTACATTCCTGAAGCACGAAGTATTGTCT
The sequence above is drawn from the Reichenbachiella sp. genome and encodes:
- a CDS encoding SusE domain-containing protein — protein: MKKLTYIYILALAVLFGACEDEVEKVAISSNPEGPTLSGPGDGGMEFEKDEAAESIEYTWTEADYGFDASVTYFVQIAMDDSFAGAANIVSSQELNGSAVVGDINGILLSWGLPIDEQATIKARVFSTVNTNVDTIFSTVSDYTVTPYETLIDYPMIYVPGAYQGWSPGDENGRLYSYGFNSVYEGILRIVDGANPSSSFKVTPEANWDNAWGGVLTADGSKFTGSLDPSGGDYSIDAGTYMVTVDVSALTIELEKTDDWGIIGDATPNGWSDPDTDMMYNGQRQVWEITTALTDGFLKFRANDGWDLNYGDDEPDGTIDGGGSDIAVTAGNYTIRLDLNNEKYELIAN
- a CDS encoding RagB/SusD family nutrient uptake outer membrane protein produces the protein MKKIKYIYIVLAAIIFTSCVNDLEVTPIDPDSNNATTVFSTEEGTKGALAKIYASFAYNGQGAGEQEIQGIREDFSNFLRQYFVLQECTTEESIVAWDDQTIKNFHWHTWQANDVFNEAVYSRLFFSVALANEFLRNVDNSPVSEEDKALFVAEARFLRAFAYYIAVDFYGNIPIIDEEASLSDLPVQATRAEVFSFVETELTEIESALAAPQANEYGRVDRVAAWMLLGKLYLNAEVFVGEDRYSDALNYTNQVISSSYSLDPVYENVFRADNNTSPEIIFPLVYNGIHSQSHGTTFLVHASSGGGLDVANVRGVGGSGWGGFRAVKELPEKFGLAAGDFTLAAPLADIPDSRALFYFNSNDAWEWNVENVGTFTEGIGVYKFSNLNSDGSQPEYYNPDFVSTDFPMFRLADAYLMYAEIFLRGGGGDANTATGYINDLRERAYGDVSGNISNADLTLDFLLDERARELYWEAQRRTDLIRFGKYSSGSYVWEWKGNSQAGAGFDDYRALFPIPAAQLTANPNLEQNNGYSN